A region from the Beduinella massiliensis genome encodes:
- a CDS encoding HAMP domain-containing sensor histidine kinase, with product MRTPRRSITARLMCLIALLLAVFTLLVGLLYNALLKRQLLTHYSKTMQRDAYAISQSLSELIAPSDYASLDENPFIVREDMLCAYLALLEHITRCNIYLVNDHHDVTANFDGVIKTLRRPLLAGYLEQTIALGFMGKTPFLQTRRDGEVHVSTAMPVMNAKGRVLGVVVLESNLLDLGFAQVPSYTILIISCLIAFLVASLLAFLLSHAFTHPISALEQVALRLAKGEYETRTTFHQDDEIGNLARSMDVLAQRLEEARSMDERLHRQQQVFFSNISHELKTPVTVIRGSLEALCDGVLTEPADVQAYYRQMLTESRWLQRLIQDLLELSRLQSPDYALEIAPVDLSELLSDVAMSATTLCSAKGLRFSCQEPERTYTMSGDYSRLRQMLMAVIDNAVKFTPPGRCIELSLLADEPILIVKDDGVGIDPGDLGQIFDRFHHQQGRSGESTGLGLAIVREIARRHGIEIEVESELGGGTSFRFHFPAA from the coding sequence ATGCGGACGCCGCGCCGCAGCATCACCGCCCGGCTCATGTGCCTGATCGCCCTGCTCCTCGCCGTCTTCACGCTGCTCGTGGGGCTCTTGTACAACGCACTTTTAAAGCGCCAGCTCCTCACGCACTACAGCAAGACGATGCAGCGCGACGCCTACGCGATCTCCCAAAGCCTTTCGGAATTGATCGCCCCTTCGGACTACGCCTCGCTGGACGAGAACCCCTTCATCGTGCGCGAGGACATGCTCTGCGCCTACCTAGCGCTGCTCGAGCACATCACGCGCTGCAATATCTACCTGGTCAACGACCACCACGACGTGACCGCCAATTTCGACGGCGTCATCAAAACGCTGCGCCGCCCGCTGCTGGCCGGTTATCTGGAACAGACCATCGCTCTGGGCTTCATGGGCAAGACGCCTTTTCTGCAGACCCGGCGCGACGGCGAGGTGCACGTCTCTACCGCTATGCCCGTCATGAACGCCAAGGGACGCGTGCTGGGCGTCGTCGTCCTCGAATCCAACCTGCTCGATCTGGGCTTTGCGCAAGTGCCGAGCTATACCATCCTCATCATCAGCTGCCTCATCGCCTTTCTGGTCGCCTCCCTGCTCGCCTTTCTTCTCTCCCATGCCTTCACCCATCCCATCTCCGCCCTTGAACAGGTCGCGCTGCGGCTCGCTAAGGGAGAGTACGAGACGCGCACCACCTTTCATCAGGACGACGAGATCGGTAACCTGGCGAGATCGATGGACGTGCTCGCGCAGCGGCTTGAAGAGGCGCGCAGCATGGACGAACGTCTGCACCGGCAGCAGCAGGTCTTTTTTTCCAACATCTCGCATGAATTGAAGACCCCGGTCACAGTAATCCGCGGCTCGCTGGAGGCGCTGTGCGACGGCGTCCTGACCGAGCCCGCAGACGTGCAGGCCTACTATCGCCAGATGCTCACGGAAAGCCGCTGGCTCCAGCGGCTGATTCAGGATCTGCTCGAGCTCTCGCGCCTGCAAAGCCCGGATTACGCGCTCGAAATTGCGCCCGTAGACCTCAGCGAGCTGCTCAGCGACGTCGCGATGAGCGCCACCACGCTGTGCAGCGCCAAAGGGCTGCGCTTTTCCTGTCAGGAACCCGAGCGAACCTATACGATGTCGGGCGATTACAGCCGGCTTCGCCAGATGTTGATGGCGGTCATCGACAACGCGGTCAAGTTTACGCCGCCGGGCAGGTGTATCGAACTTTCGCTGCTCGCCGATGAGCCCATCCTGATCGTAAAGGACGACGGAGTGGGCATCGACCCCGGCGATCTAGGGCAGATCTTCGACAGATTCCATCACCAGCAAGGCCGCAGCGGTGAAAGCACAGGCCTGGGCCTCGCGATCGTACGCGAAATTGCCCGCCGGCACGGCATCGAAATTGAAGTGGAAAGCGAGCTGGGCGGGGGAACGTCCTTCCGTTTCCATTTTCCTGCCGCGTAA
- a CDS encoding MerR family transcriptional regulator: MRYYIGDVSRILGLTPGALHYFERESVIETPKEENGRRYYSTEDIIRLMSYKKYRSMGVPLKQIARQFSRAGDPIEDIADRLAHRREDAARMAAHYRALCEDIGEFEQAVRSISGQLGRFNVRSSPEVLLLQHEPDGLMTHDKREQERTQEWLENMPATRLAVTLDEAGERACFGYVLMKERAAGLGIGAEPPVVRELPEQIALHTIVRCDDLYRQPAQAFEGVLSYMKEHGFKRTGTAWGYIVVVDCSHGIRETYVELWVPFN; the protein is encoded by the coding sequence ATGCGCTATTACATCGGGGACGTCTCGCGCATCCTCGGGCTCACGCCGGGCGCTCTGCACTACTTTGAGCGCGAAAGCGTCATCGAGACACCCAAGGAAGAGAACGGGCGGCGTTACTACTCCACGGAGGACATCATCCGGCTGATGTCCTATAAAAAATACCGTTCTATGGGCGTTCCGCTCAAGCAGATCGCCCGTCAGTTTTCGCGCGCGGGCGACCCGATAGAGGACATCGCCGACCGACTCGCCCATAGGCGCGAAGACGCGGCGCGCATGGCCGCGCACTACCGTGCGCTTTGCGAGGACATCGGCGAGTTTGAACAGGCGGTCCGCAGCATCTCGGGTCAGCTCGGGCGCTTTAACGTGCGCTCTTCACCGGAGGTATTGCTGCTGCAGCACGAGCCGGATGGGCTGATGACGCACGACAAGCGCGAGCAGGAGCGCACGCAAGAATGGCTGGAGAACATGCCGGCGACACGGCTGGCGGTGACGCTGGACGAGGCCGGGGAACGCGCGTGCTTTGGCTACGTCCTCATGAAGGAGCGGGCGGCAGGTCTCGGTATCGGAGCCGAGCCGCCGGTCGTGCGCGAGTTGCCGGAGCAGATCGCCCTGCACACGATCGTCCGCTGCGACGACCTGTACAGGCAGCCCGCACAGGCATTCGAAGGCGTCCTCTCCTATATGAAGGAACACGGCTTCAAGCGAACAGGTACGGCCTGGGGCTACATCGTGGTGGTGGACTGCAGCCATGGCATCCGGGAAACCTATGTGGAGCTATGGGTTCCCTTTAACTAA
- a CDS encoding response regulator, with protein MNPILVVDDNEQICSILAQYIRRDGMEAILAKSGEEALALFAGASPCLILLDIMLPGIDGLEVCRRIRRTSNVPILMITARDEDAERILGLDIGADDYIVKPFSPGEVMARVRAVLRRITPEKGNETLVIGGLVLNLPSLSATLNGVPLNLTRRELELLWTLASSPGRVFTRENLLNLVWGYEYAGNYRAVDSHIKRLRAKLDACPHDFFAIRAVWGAGYKFERLLP; from the coding sequence ATGAACCCTATCCTCGTGGTAGACGACAACGAACAGATTTGTTCGATTCTCGCGCAGTATATCCGCAGGGACGGCATGGAAGCGATTCTCGCCAAGTCGGGCGAGGAAGCGCTCGCCCTCTTTGCCGGAGCTTCGCCCTGCCTGATTCTGCTGGATATCATGCTGCCGGGCATCGATGGGCTGGAAGTCTGCCGCCGCATCCGCCGGACGTCGAATGTGCCGATCCTGATGATTACCGCGCGTGACGAGGATGCCGAACGCATCTTGGGGCTTGACATTGGAGCGGACGATTACATCGTCAAGCCCTTTTCCCCTGGCGAGGTCATGGCGCGCGTCCGCGCGGTGCTGCGGCGCATCACACCGGAAAAAGGAAATGAAACGCTGGTCATCGGGGGCCTCGTCCTGAACCTGCCTTCGCTCAGCGCCACGCTGAACGGCGTGCCGCTGAACCTGACGCGCCGCGAGCTAGAGCTGCTGTGGACGCTCGCCAGTTCTCCCGGCCGCGTCTTCACCCGCGAAAACCTGCTCAACCTCGTGTGGGGGTATGAGTACGCGGGCAATTACCGCGCGGTGGATTCGCACATCAAGCGCCTGCGCGCCAAGCTCGACGCCTGTCCCCACGATTTCTTCGCCATCCGCGCGGTCTGGGGCGCGGGCTACAAATTTGAAAGGCTCCTGCCGTGA
- a CDS encoding YceD family protein, whose amino-acid sequence MQLDISKALKAPGEEFDFAVVESHAPEEWHGDELVFTSPVSLSGVFAAAGESILLRGEVKATITVPCADCLEPAVLPVSAKVDEVFTREEDPDDPDRFTYEGHVLHLDDLVLGAILLELPMRILCRPDCKGLCPVCGANLNQTQCSCQKEMPSKQPFAALASLLNQDEEV is encoded by the coding sequence ATGCAGCTAGACATCAGCAAGGCGCTTAAAGCCCCGGGCGAGGAATTCGACTTCGCGGTCGTGGAGTCGCACGCGCCGGAAGAATGGCACGGAGACGAGCTCGTCTTCACGTCGCCCGTTTCTTTATCGGGTGTGTTTGCTGCTGCGGGGGAATCCATTCTGTTGCGCGGCGAGGTGAAGGCCACGATCACCGTTCCCTGCGCCGACTGCCTTGAACCTGCTGTCCTTCCGGTCAGCGCAAAGGTAGACGAGGTCTTTACGCGCGAGGAAGATCCCGACGACCCTGACCGGTTTACGTACGAGGGGCATGTGCTGCATCTGGACGACCTCGTGCTCGGTGCCATTCTGTTGGAATTGCCGATGCGCATTCTGTGCAGGCCCGACTGCAAAGGCCTCTGTCCCGTGTGCGGTGCAAACCTCAACCAGACCCAATGTTCATGCCAGAAAGAAATGCCATCCAAACAGCCCTTTGCGGCGTTGGCATCCTTGCTGAATCAGGATGAGGAGGTGTAA
- a CDS encoding flavocytochrome c codes for MKKFLSVLIALAMLLTMFGAVAIAEAKEGTYEGTGVSQIGGELKVAVTVGEDGTIADVQVVSHNDTPGICDAAVSGIPSEIVAQQSLAVDAVAGATMTSNAILEAATAALTAAGADIDALMVKKEVVVEQAADVELEADVVIIGAGGAGLAAAVTANEAGKTVIVLEKMPKVGGNTILAGGALNAVDDRSETAIANNDSVEWHYEQTLSGGDYQGDPELVHTLVANAWDGVEWLKGLGMEFIEGSTFTVTGGMWPRAHKPVMPVGTGFFDTYMKYIDSHDGVDVMLNTRAEEITVGEDGRVNGVIATGETGNKVTVKAKNGVIVATGGFSKNVELRQAYNIQWKDLGESVKSTNHEGATGDAIKMLMKLGADFVQMGNIQLLPLGDPQTGSLSGNIEMNVETRIFVNKEGNRFVNEGGRRDEMTAALFEQTDNWMWIIMDSDKYPTGDEKNNFNESVNELIAAGRAYKGETLEELAAQIGVPAENLVAAVEDFNAHVASGEPDAFGRTLYETPIDDGPFYAAARVPTVHHTMGGVRINTDAQVIDENGNVIPGLYAAGEVTGGIHGSNRLGGNALTDTVVFGRIAGASAAAAK; via the coding sequence ATGAAGAAATTCCTGAGCGTGCTGATTGCGCTTGCGATGTTGCTGACGATGTTTGGCGCTGTCGCGATCGCGGAAGCCAAGGAAGGCACCTATGAGGGCACCGGCGTCAGCCAGATCGGCGGCGAGCTGAAGGTGGCCGTGACGGTCGGCGAGGATGGAACGATTGCGGACGTGCAGGTCGTCTCCCATAACGACACCCCCGGCATCTGCGATGCAGCGGTCAGCGGCATTCCGTCCGAGATCGTGGCCCAGCAGAGCCTGGCGGTAGACGCGGTGGCGGGCGCCACCATGACCTCCAACGCAATCCTGGAGGCTGCGACCGCCGCGCTGACGGCCGCGGGCGCCGACATCGACGCGCTGATGGTCAAGAAGGAAGTGGTCGTCGAGCAGGCCGCGGACGTGGAGCTCGAGGCGGACGTCGTGATCATCGGCGCGGGTGGCGCAGGTCTTGCGGCCGCGGTCACCGCGAACGAGGCGGGCAAGACCGTCATCGTGCTGGAGAAGATGCCGAAGGTCGGCGGCAACACGATCCTCGCGGGCGGCGCGCTGAACGCGGTGGACGACCGCAGCGAGACGGCGATCGCCAACAACGACTCCGTCGAGTGGCACTATGAGCAGACGCTCTCCGGCGGCGACTATCAGGGCGATCCGGAGCTCGTGCATACGTTGGTCGCCAATGCCTGGGACGGCGTGGAATGGCTCAAGGGCCTTGGGATGGAATTCATCGAGGGTTCCACGTTCACCGTCACCGGCGGCATGTGGCCGCGCGCGCATAAGCCCGTGATGCCCGTGGGTACCGGCTTTTTCGATACCTACATGAAGTACATCGACAGCCATGACGGCGTGGACGTCATGCTGAATACCCGGGCGGAAGAAATCACCGTGGGCGAGGACGGCCGCGTGAACGGCGTCATTGCCACGGGCGAAACCGGCAACAAGGTCACCGTAAAGGCGAAGAACGGCGTCATCGTCGCGACCGGCGGCTTCTCAAAGAACGTCGAGCTGCGCCAGGCCTACAACATCCAGTGGAAGGATCTGGGCGAGAGCGTCAAGTCCACCAACCACGAGGGAGCGACCGGCGACGCCATCAAGATGCTGATGAAGCTCGGCGCAGACTTCGTACAGATGGGCAACATCCAGCTTCTGCCGCTCGGCGACCCACAGACGGGCAGCCTGTCCGGCAATATCGAGATGAACGTGGAGACCCGCATCTTCGTCAACAAGGAGGGCAACCGCTTCGTCAACGAGGGCGGACGCCGCGACGAGATGACCGCCGCGCTTTTTGAGCAGACGGACAACTGGATGTGGATCATCATGGATTCCGACAAGTATCCGACGGGCGACGAGAAGAACAACTTCAATGAATCGGTCAACGAGCTGATCGCCGCGGGCCGCGCCTATAAGGGCGAGACGCTGGAGGAACTGGCCGCGCAGATCGGCGTGCCCGCCGAGAACCTGGTCGCGGCGGTAGAGGACTTCAACGCGCACGTGGCGAGCGGCGAACCGGATGCTTTCGGCCGCACGCTCTACGAGACCCCGATCGACGACGGCCCGTTCTACGCGGCGGCCCGCGTTCCCACCGTGCACCACACGATGGGCGGCGTGCGCATCAACACAGACGCGCAGGTCATCGATGAGAACGGCAACGTGATCCCCGGCCTGTACGCGGCGGGCGAGGTCACGGGCGGCATCCACGGCAGCAACCGCCTGGGCGGTAACGCGCTGACGGATACCGTGGTGTTCGGACGCATCGCGGGCGCCTCCGCAGCTGCGGCGAAGTAA
- a CDS encoding alcohol dehydrogenase catalytic domain-containing protein, with the protein MKAVVYKQKGVFELEERPMPRILDPRDAIVRVTLCSICSSDLHIKHGSVPRAEPGVVVGHEMVGVVTETGEAVAGFRAGDRVTVNVETFCGECFYCKRGFVNNCVCGGWELGGRIDGGQAEYVRVPFADCGLDRIPEGVSDEAALFTGDILATGYWAAKIGGIGAGDTVAVLGAGPTGLCAMACAKLYHPAHVVAVDLREDRLALAQREGFADIALNAAQTDVAAALREMTEGRGADVVIEAAGGRDTLQTAWQVARPNATVCIVALYESPQALPLPQMYGKNLTFKTGGVDACDCGEILRLIAAGKIDMRPLITHTLSLDRAMEAYDLFEQRRDNVIKVALKP; encoded by the coding sequence ATGAAGGCTGTCGTCTACAAGCAAAAGGGCGTATTCGAGCTGGAAGAGCGCCCGATGCCGCGCATCCTCGATCCCCGGGACGCCATCGTGCGGGTGACGCTGTGCTCGATCTGCTCCAGCGACCTGCACATCAAGCATGGCAGCGTGCCGCGCGCCGAGCCCGGCGTCGTCGTAGGCCATGAGATGGTCGGCGTGGTGACCGAGACGGGGGAAGCCGTCGCGGGCTTCCGGGCAGGCGATCGCGTCACGGTCAACGTGGAGACGTTCTGCGGCGAATGCTTTTACTGCAAACGCGGCTTTGTGAACAACTGCGTATGCGGCGGATGGGAACTCGGCGGCCGAATCGACGGCGGACAGGCGGAATACGTGCGCGTGCCTTTTGCGGATTGCGGGCTTGATCGCATCCCGGAGGGCGTAAGCGATGAAGCGGCGCTCTTCACCGGCGATATCCTCGCCACGGGCTACTGGGCTGCGAAGATCGGCGGAATCGGCGCAGGCGATACGGTGGCCGTGCTGGGGGCCGGGCCGACAGGGCTGTGTGCCATGGCTTGTGCAAAGCTGTATCATCCCGCGCACGTCGTCGCGGTGGACTTGCGCGAGGATCGGCTCGCGCTGGCACAAAGGGAGGGCTTTGCGGACATCGCCCTGAATGCAGCGCAAACGGACGTAGCGGCTGCTTTGCGGGAAATGACGGAAGGACGCGGCGCGGACGTCGTGATAGAGGCTGCAGGCGGCAGGGATACGCTGCAGACCGCCTGGCAGGTCGCCCGTCCGAATGCGACGGTCTGCATCGTCGCGCTGTACGAATCCCCGCAGGCGCTGCCCCTTCCGCAGATGTACGGCAAGAACCTGACCTTCAAGACCGGGGGTGTGGATGCCTGCGACTGCGGAGAAATTCTGCGGCTCATCGCTGCGGGAAAGATCGACATGCGGCCGCTGATTACCCATACCTTGAGCCTGGATCGGGCGATGGAGGCTTATGACCTCTTTGAACAGAGACGAGACAACGTCATTAAGGTGGCATTGAAACCGTAA
- a CDS encoding DUF1700 domain-containing protein has protein sequence MLNKDQYLNELEVRLQPLGRRERLSAMEYWTEYIEDASAEDWQEVAERLGSPRELAARILREAGVPREESSGRRVALWTLTILGSPLWLSLLAAGILLVVAAAMVALCAVFTFMLALGCGVLLLAVLMLGGVLCVICGAAVFAQHIPTAAFFIGVGLVLAAGGTAGMLAYLPLISRPWHACLHAFERIGRGLKAMRRKVMERWARR, from the coding sequence ATGTTGAATAAGGATCAGTACCTGAACGAGCTGGAGGTACGTCTGCAGCCGCTCGGGCGGCGGGAACGCCTGAGCGCAATGGAATATTGGACGGAGTACATCGAGGATGCGAGCGCGGAAGATTGGCAGGAGGTGGCGGAGCGGCTTGGTTCGCCGCGAGAGCTGGCAGCTCGGATTTTGCGGGAAGCGGGCGTTCCCAGGGAGGAATCGTCAGGACGGCGCGTCGCGCTGTGGACGCTGACAATTCTCGGTTCTCCGCTGTGGCTGAGCCTGCTGGCGGCGGGCATCCTGCTCGTGGTGGCCGCCGCCATGGTTGCGCTTTGCGCGGTGTTCACGTTTATGCTTGCGCTGGGATGCGGCGTGCTGCTTTTGGCGGTGCTGATGCTCGGCGGGGTGCTCTGCGTGATCTGCGGCGCGGCGGTTTTCGCGCAGCACATCCCGACTGCAGCGTTTTTTATCGGCGTGGGGTTGGTGCTGGCGGCGGGCGGTACGGCGGGCATGCTGGCGTATCTGCCCCTCATCTCCCGCCCGTGGCACGCCTGTCTGCATGCGTTCGAGCGGATTGGGCGGGGACTTAAGGCGATGAGGCGCAAGGTCATGGAAAGGTGGGCGAGAAGATGA
- the rpmF gene encoding 50S ribosomal protein L32, translating to MATPKGKISKSRGRMRRANWKLSAPGIVKCPRCQQMKLSHRVCKHCGYYDGKQVIAVEAENEKKA from the coding sequence ATGGCTACTCCGAAGGGGAAAATTTCTAAGTCTCGCGGCCGTATGCGCCGTGCTAACTGGAAGCTGTCCGCGCCCGGCATCGTCAAGTGCCCGCGCTGCCAGCAGATGAAGCTCAGCCACCGCGTGTGCAAGCACTGCGGCTACTACGATGGCAAGCAGGTCATCGCTGTGGAAGCTGAAAACGAGAAGAAGGCGTAA
- a CDS encoding helix-turn-helix transcriptional regulator translates to MAIPLSAGLLDACVLAMLKHQDLYGYALTQNVQSVAEISESTLYPVLRRLQKEGCLSTYDRPYQGRNRRYYAITPQGRERLLQARAEWERFKEHIDALLEGSEDVE, encoded by the coding sequence ATGGCGATTCCGTTGAGCGCCGGTCTGCTGGATGCCTGTGTGCTGGCGATGCTTAAGCATCAGGACCTGTACGGCTACGCGCTGACACAGAATGTGCAAAGCGTCGCGGAAATTTCCGAATCTACGCTGTATCCAGTTCTCCGGAGGCTGCAAAAGGAAGGGTGTCTTTCCACGTACGATCGGCCCTATCAGGGCCGCAATCGCCGTTACTATGCGATAACCCCCCAGGGAAGGGAGAGACTTTTGCAGGCGAGAGCCGAATGGGAGCGTTTTAAGGAGCACATCGATGCATTGTTGGAGGGGAGCGAGGATGTTGAATAA
- a CDS encoding helix-turn-helix domain-containing protein encodes MPKGKPNKRYTPEFKTIVVETMQQERLSYKEAARQFEVGDDKRVAAWERIYLTEGPEGFCVERRGRGSKGRPPRLPEKTEEDLLAEVQRLRAENAYLKNLQALVLEDERRQHKKHW; translated from the coding sequence ATGCCCAAAGGGAAACCAAACAAGCGATACACGCCAGAGTTTAAGACGATAGTGGTAGAAACAATGCAACAGGAAAGGTTGAGTTACAAGGAAGCAGCGCGACAATTCGAGGTTGGAGACGACAAGCGGGTCGCGGCGTGGGAGCGTATTTACCTAACAGAAGGTCCGGAAGGCTTTTGCGTGGAGCGTCGTGGACGCGGGAGTAAGGGACGCCCACCAAGGCTACCTGAAAAAACAGAAGAAGACTTGCTTGCAGAAGTGCAGCGGCTACGAGCGGAGAATGCGTACCTAAAAAACTTGCAAGCCTTGGTTTTGGAAGACGAGCGACGCCAGCACAAAAAACACTGGTGA
- a CDS encoding IS3 family transposase, with amino-acid sequence MIQKLRQDFRLDLLLSIAQLPRATYYYHIKRQAAPDKYELEKELISAIYHEHRGRYGYRRITDELRDKGFVLNHKTVQRLMRDLKLVCRVRMKKYHSYKGEIGKIAPNLLERKFEAEKPNQKWVTDVTEFSLLGQKLYLSPILDLCSRDIVSYTISDRPALSMVTTMLNNAFAKIPDGTNLILHSDQGWQYQHKQYQRMLKEKGIYQSMSRKGNCLDNAVIESFFGLLKSELLYLQTFHSMEHFKNELTDYLDYYNNRRRKAKTMGLPPAMHRQQALAAA; translated from the coding sequence GTGATTCAAAAACTGAGGCAAGATTTTCGGCTGGATCTGCTCCTTTCCATCGCTCAACTCCCGCGTGCCACTTACTATTACCACATAAAGCGACAGGCCGCGCCAGACAAATACGAATTGGAAAAAGAGTTGATATCGGCCATCTATCATGAGCACAGAGGTCGCTACGGCTACCGCCGTATCACAGACGAATTGCGTGACAAAGGTTTTGTCCTCAACCACAAGACGGTACAGCGACTGATGCGTGACCTGAAACTCGTTTGCCGCGTCCGGATGAAAAAATATCATTCCTACAAAGGAGAAATTGGCAAAATCGCTCCAAATCTGCTGGAGCGCAAATTTGAAGCAGAGAAGCCGAATCAAAAGTGGGTGACCGATGTCACAGAGTTCAGTCTCTTGGGGCAAAAACTCTACCTGTCGCCAATCCTCGACCTGTGCAGCCGGGATATCGTCAGCTACACCATTTCGGACAGGCCAGCGCTGTCTATGGTGACAACTATGCTGAACAATGCCTTTGCAAAAATTCCGGATGGAACAAATCTTATCCTACATTCCGACCAAGGCTGGCAGTATCAGCACAAGCAGTACCAAAGAATGCTCAAAGAAAAAGGAATTTATCAGAGCATGAGTCGCAAAGGCAACTGTTTGGACAACGCGGTGATTGAAAGCTTCTTTGGCCTGCTCAAGAGTGAGCTGCTGTATTTGCAGACGTTTCATTCCATGGAACATTTTAAGAATGAACTGACTGACTATCTTGATTACTACAACAACCGTCGTCGCAAGGCAAAGACAATGGGCTTGCCACCTGCGATGCACAGACAGCAAGCCCTTGCGGCTGCTTAA